From the Chryseobacterium sp. G0201 genome, the window GCTATTTTTCAAGCTATAAGGGACTAGTTCAGAACCAGATCGCTCGTCTGAATGGAACTGGAACAATATTGTCAGTTACAGATGTCAGTAAAAAGAAAATTGCTCTTTATCCGAATCCTGTAAGTGAAATTTTGAATTTTTCAGAAGAAGTTTATAATATCAAAATAACAGACCTTTCAGGAAAAGTGGTAACCCAAATTTTCGGTAGTAAAAAATATGTAAATGTAAAAAATCTTGTAAAAGGTGTTTATTTTATTACAGCAATCACAAAATCTGGAGAAATTGTAACTCATAAAATTGTGAAAGAATAAAAAAATGAGTTGATGTAGAATTTGCAAATAATTATACGATTTTATAATAAAAAATCAAAATTCTTAACTTTGTAGTTTTCAACTTATTTAGAAACTTAAACAATCAAAACCAAAACAATGTCAATAACAAACGAACATGAATTAATAGGAATGCAGAAGGCGAGTGAAGCCGTTGCATATACTTTAAAAGAAATGATTAATTATGCTCAGCCTGGTATGACGACAAAGGATCTTGATGAGTACGGAGCCAAAATACTTTCTGATTTTGGTGCAAAATCTGCTCCTTATCTAACATACGGATTTCCGGGATGGACGTGCATCAGTGTAGATAACGAGTTTTGTCACGGTATTCCTACAGATCAACGGGTTTTGAAAGAAGGAGATTTAATTAATATTGATGTTTCGGCCGAGCTCAATGGTTTTTGGGCTGATAACGGAGGTTCTTTTATCATTGGAAAAGATATTAACCAACATCAGAAATTAGTTGATGCTTCTAAAGATATTTTAGAAAAAGCGATCAATAATATAAAAGGCGGTGTAAAAATAGCCGATATCGGATTTCTAATGGAAACTGAAGCGAAAAAAAGAGGTTTTAAAGTCATTAAAAATCTTGGCGGACACGGCATCGGAAGAAGTTTACACGAAGAACCGAATGAATTATTAAATTATAAAAACCGTTTTGATAATAGAAGATTCAAGAAAAACTCTGTGGTTGCGATTGAAACCTTTATCTCAACATCTTCAAATCTTGCTGTAGAACTGGAAGATGGATGGACAATGGTGGGTAATAAAGGCGGTTATATGGCACAACACGAACATACAATCGTTGTGACCGATGGAAAGCCAATTATTCTAACTCGAATGAATGAGATATTGAATTAATTAATTTTTATATTTTCATATAAAAAATCAAGCACTTACAGAAATGTAGGTGCTTTTGTCTTGTAATAGGGTCAAGTTTAAAGGTAAACACGAATAAACTTAATAATCTTTATTGTCCGAATATAAACTATTGCCATACCTGAAACGCTACAAACAGTCTACAGAGTTACCCGAAATGTTGGTTTATGATTGTTAGAAGTGTGTTAGAGTGTTATTAATTAAGAGTATTATATTAAGATTGCGTGAATCAGCAAAAAATGTATTTTTAGAATTTCTCACCATGCTGTTTTAGGGTTAATAGGTAGATATATTTTAATAAAAATACACTTATTTTCAAATCTGATTTTTCAACACTCCGACAAAACCTTAGAAATTACTTACCGAACTGAATTAAGATTTATCTATTCAGATCATTTAACTATGAGAAATTTGTTACTAATAGTTAAATACAAGAATGTCTTTTTATGATAATATTAAGTCGCCATTTATATTACTAATGAAAATACTTTAATCACTTTTGTACTATAAATGTTTAAATAAAAAATAAAGTAGTTTTCATTACTTAGTGTTGGTTTTATGTTATAAGGTAGAGCTAGTAACTCTACCTTATTATTTAACATCGTAATGTATTATAAAATGTAATCCTTAAACATTAATAATTTACAATATCATGAGGATCTATACCAAAATATTCTTTAAACAAATGAGCAAAGCTAGGAGACTTGCCAAAATTAAGGTCAGATGATAACTCCTTAATATTGTCATATTTTTTCGTTTCTAATAGTTCTTTTGCTAATTTAAGTTTTTCGATTTTATAAAATATTGCGGGACTTAAGCCAAAAAAATCTTTAAAATGCGATTTAAATTTTGTTTGAGACATTCCTGCTTCGGAAGCCAAAAATTCAACTCCCATAAATGGTTCCCAAATATGTTCAATTATATGTTTTTTTGTATTAATAATGGCATCAAGATCAGCTTTGGCATGTTTTAAAGTAAATGAATTATATCGAACCAAATTTTTTAAAAATACACCCAAAAGCTTGTATGCAGAAGCCTGAACAACAAGTTCATAATTAGAGTCACCAAATTTTTTGTTAATGATTTTATTCAAAATAATTTTTGAAGTGCTGTCTACATATCCATAATAATGATGATATTCCTCTATATTTTCCTGAATTCTAGTATTAAAATTTCCTAAATCATAGGGACGTATTAATTCCTCAAAGTATGACTTCCTAATTACAATACGAAATGAATAAGTTCTTGTTCCAATATTCGGTATCACCTTTCTCTCGGCAGTTCCATCTATAAATCCAAAATTATAATTAGATTCATTGCCAACTTCATAATTAGAATTATTTAGTATATGATTGTTACAACCATCACTCAAATCAAATATAAGGTACCAAAAGTCTGAATTAGCAGAAACCTTAATAAATTCAATTTCTTTTTTGGCAACATAATCGATAACAGCTAAAGAAAGATCATCTGATAATAATTTGTAAAAAACGCCACCATCCAAAATATCTTCAGGAGCTAATAAATATTTATTTTCAATAATTCTAAAGTTAAGCTTTTCCACAAAAGGCTTTGTCCAATTGTCGTGAATCGAGTCAATATGTTTTAACTGTATCATTTCTATATATCTAATATTTTAAAATATAGTCTTTTGGAGTAATTCCATAATAACCTCTAAACTGACTTACAAAATGTGATGTGCTTTTATAACCTAAAGCTATTGAGACTTCATTGACTGAATTTCCTGCGATTAACATCTCTTTCCCTTTTTCAAGCTTTTGCATTAAAAAATAAGATTTAGGAGAGGTTCCAATAATTTTTTTAAATATATTTTTATATTTAGTAGGAGACATCGCGGCTTTTTGAGATAAGTTTTCAATACCAGGGAAATCATCTTCTAAAGCATTCTTTAAGTGCTGCTGTGATATTAGAATATTGTTTAATTCTATAGCTGTTACTTTGGCAACAATAGTTTCAGAAATCAAAAGATTCTCTATGTATATATCTAGCAATTCATAAACTGCACCTTTCATAAAAAGACTCCAAAACATATCTTTTTTTATGTGCTGCTCAAGTTCCGCTAAAACAAAACTACTTAAGTAATTCATTCTCTCAAATCTTACAATCGTATTTTTAGAAGTTTCTATTAGTTCTTCCAGTCGTTTTAGATTTCCGGATTTTTTTAATACATAATCTTTTAATAGTTTTTTAGAAATAAAAATATAGAAATTAAATGCTTTGCAATCTTTTTTTATGATAACATCGCAATCCAGAGAGCTATCTAAGGTTGTAAGATTATTTTGATCCGAACCAACTTGAAAAATTTGCTCATCAATAAAGAGTTCAAAATTTGAAGAGGAAATATTGTAGCAAAGCGCTATAAATTCAGAATTATTATTTCTAATTTCAAAAAAAGTATCTTTTTGATAAATAACATCAATTAAAAGACATGATGTATCTTCATCAACTTTAGAAAAATAATATTTTCCTTTAAAATTATCATTATTATTAAGATTGATAGAATTATTTATTATTTCACAATTTAGTGATCTTGAAATACTTTCACATAAATCAATATAATCATTACTATATTTAAAAATAAACTTTTCCATAAGGTAAAACATGATAATATAAATGCAATTTATAGTTTTTTTTACAGCTAAAGCTATAAATCTTCACTTATACATATATAAAATTTGTCTTTATTTTATAATAAAACGACTTTATTAATCTATTCAGACAAGAGAAACTCCGCAACTTTGTACCGTTAAAAATATTCAATAAAAAACACAATTATTGAAAAAATTTATTTAATCCTTCAAAATTAGATAACAGCGACACCTTTATATTCCCTAAGTCGCTGTTTGTCTAATTGAGGATCATCAATGAAAATAACGTAAACATGTTTTATCGAAAAAAGAGACGTCGCTTTTGAGATACAATTCTAAACACACAAAACAAAAAGAAATTTAAGAAATCAAAAAATCTAAGCAATGAAAAAAATTTTTATCACAGTAATTCTGTGCATTGGTTCGATACTATTCGGGCAAATAGGAATAGGAACTGCACAACCTCAGTCTAGCGCTATGCTAGAAGTTTTTTCTACGAGT encodes:
- the map gene encoding type I methionyl aminopeptidase, which gives rise to MSITNEHELIGMQKASEAVAYTLKEMINYAQPGMTTKDLDEYGAKILSDFGAKSAPYLTYGFPGWTCISVDNEFCHGIPTDQRVLKEGDLINIDVSAELNGFWADNGGSFIIGKDINQHQKLVDASKDILEKAINNIKGGVKIADIGFLMETEAKKRGFKVIKNLGGHGIGRSLHEEPNELLNYKNRFDNRRFKKNSVVAIETFISTSSNLAVELEDGWTMVGNKGGYMAQHEHTIVVTDGKPIILTRMNEILN
- a CDS encoding helix-turn-helix domain-containing protein, which codes for MIQLKHIDSIHDNWTKPFVEKLNFRIIENKYLLAPEDILDGGVFYKLLSDDLSLAVIDYVAKKEIEFIKVSANSDFWYLIFDLSDGCNNHILNNSNYEVGNESNYNFGFIDGTAERKVIPNIGTRTYSFRIVIRKSYFEELIRPYDLGNFNTRIQENIEEYHHYYGYVDSTSKIILNKIINKKFGDSNYELVVQASAYKLLGVFLKNLVRYNSFTLKHAKADLDAIINTKKHIIEHIWEPFMGVEFLASEAGMSQTKFKSHFKDFFGLSPAIFYKIEKLKLAKELLETKKYDNIKELSSDLNFGKSPSFAHLFKEYFGIDPHDIVNY
- a CDS encoding helix-turn-helix domain-containing protein, which gives rise to MEKFIFKYSNDYIDLCESISRSLNCEIINNSINLNNNDNFKGKYYFSKVDEDTSCLLIDVIYQKDTFFEIRNNNSEFIALCYNISSSNFELFIDEQIFQVGSDQNNLTTLDSSLDCDVIIKKDCKAFNFYIFISKKLLKDYVLKKSGNLKRLEELIETSKNTIVRFERMNYLSSFVLAELEQHIKKDMFWSLFMKGAVYELLDIYIENLLISETIVAKVTAIELNNILISQQHLKNALEDDFPGIENLSQKAAMSPTKYKNIFKKIIGTSPKSYFLMQKLEKGKEMLIAGNSVNEVSIALGYKSTSHFVSQFRGYYGITPKDYILKY